The Gemmobacter aquarius genome contains the following window.
ATCGCGGGGCAGGGTGCGGTAGGGCGCGTGCCGTTCGGTGTGACCTTCTGGCAGCCATTCGGTCCCGATGCGGCGGGCAAGGCAAGGATCGAGGGAACGGCGGAACTGTCGCCGCTGACGGTTTCGGAATTCAACCTCGGCCTGCCGGAGGCGATGGTTCGGGGCACGGGCCAAGCGCAGGTGACGATAGAATTGCCCAAGGGTGCTGCGCCGCGTCTGTCGCTGGTGTCGGACCTGAACCGCATTTCCATGGCAATTCCCGGCACGGGCTGGTCGAAAGCGGCCGATGTGCAGGGGCGGCTTGCCGTCAGCGCGGTGCTGTCGCAGCCCCCTGTGGTAGACAGCATCACCCTCGACGCGCCGGGGTTGGCGGCCAGCGGCAGCATCAGCCTGCGCGGCGATGGCGGGCTGGATGTGGCGCGTTTCGGGTCGGTCTCGCTTGGTGACTGGTTCGCGGGCGGGGTCGAGATTACGGGGCGCGGGGCTGGCAAAGCGGTGTCCGTGGCGCTGACCGGCGGGGCGGTCGATATCCGCAAGATGGACACCGGCACCGGCACCGGCACCGGCGGCGATGGCGGGGCGGGGGCCGATATCCCGATCACCGCCCGCCTAGACGAGGTGCGGATTTCCGATGACCTGCGCCTGACCGGCTTTGCGGGCCGCTTCACCCCGCGCGGCGGGTTCAACGGCAGTTTCGACGGTCTGGTCAACGGGATTGCCGCCGTGACCGGCACCGTCGTGCCCTCGGCAAATGGCGCTGCGGTGCGGATCAGGTCGGAGAATGCGGGCGCGGTGCTCGACAGTGCGGGGGTCTTTGCCTCGGCGCGTGGCGGCACGCTTGATATGTTGTTGACGCCTGCCGGCCCGCCCGGTGTCTATGCGGGCAGCGCCACCATCACCCGTGTGCGCGTGGCCAATGCGCCGGTGCTAGCCGAATTGTTGTCGGCGGTGTCGGTCGTGGGGCTGCTGGAGCAGTTGAACGGCGAGGGGCTTTTGTTCAACGAGGCGGTGGGCGATTTCACCGTCACGCCGGGTGCGGTGCAGATTTCGCGCGCGTCCGCCGTGGGGGCGTCGCTTGGAGTGTCGATGGCGGGGGTTTACGGCACGACAAGCAAGGAAATGCATCTGCAAGGCGTGGTTTCGCCGCTTTACCTGCTCAACGGGATCGGATCGTTCCTGACCAAGCGCGGTGAAGGGTTCTTCGGCTTTAATTACGAGGTCAATGGCGATGCGAGCGGGGCGTCCGTCTCGGTCAACCCCTTGTCCATTCTCACCCCCGGACGGTTCCGCGAGTTGTTCCGCAGCCCTCCCCCCAGACTTGGAGACAACGGCGGATGAAACTGTCGGATTTCGATTTTGACCTGCCAGACGAGTTGATCGCCACGCGGCCCGCCCGCCCGCGCACCCATGCGCGGCTTCTGCTGGCGCAGGGTGACAGCATCGAAGACCGGCACGTCTATGACTTGCCTGACATTTTCCGCCCCGGTGACCGGCTGGTGTTGAACAACACCCGCGTCATCCCCGCCCGCCTGACCGGCACGCGGGCGCGCGGCGAGGCGGTGGCGAAGGTCGAGATCACGCTTTTGGAGCCGCAAGCCACAGGCTGGCGGGCGCTGGCCAAACCGCTTCGCAAGGTGAACGCGGGCGAGGTTATCAGGTTTTCCGATGCGCTTTCGGCCACGGTGGCGGAAAAGTCGGAAACCGATCTGCGGCTGGTCTTCAACCTGACAGGCGACGATTTCGACGCGGCGCTGGCCGAGGCCGGGGCGATGCCGCTGCCGCCCTATATCGCGGCGAAACGCGCGCCCGACGCGCAGGACCGCGACGATTACCAGACCGTCTTTGCCCGCCATGCCGGAGCCGTCGCAGCCCCCACCGCATCGCTGCATTTCGACGCGGCGCTGTTGCAGAGGCTGGCAGATATGGGTGTGACATTT
Protein-coding sequences here:
- the queA gene encoding tRNA preQ1(34) S-adenosylmethionine ribosyltransferase-isomerase QueA; the protein is MKLSDFDFDLPDELIATRPARPRTHARLLLAQGDSIEDRHVYDLPDIFRPGDRLVLNNTRVIPARLTGTRARGEAVAKVEITLLEPQATGWRALAKPLRKVNAGEVIRFSDALSATVAEKSETDLRLVFNLTGDDFDAALAEAGAMPLPPYIAAKRAPDAQDRDDYQTVFARHAGAVAAPTASLHFDAALLQRLADMGVTFTEVTLHVGAGTFLPVKVEDVTTHRMHAEWGEVTPKAAAEINATKAAGGRIIPVGTTALRLIESAGRSGKVEPWVGPTDIFIYPGFRFQITDALMTNFHLPKSTLMMLVSALMGQDRIRRIYDHAVTSRYRFFSYGDSSLLVPPRGR